The stretch of DNA ATTGTCCTCGCTAATTTCCAAGGTTTCGGGAACCAGGATTCCCCCTTCCTTCATCATGGCATAAAGCCGGTCCTTGTCCACAATGGTGCTTAAATAGCCCTGGGGAATATCCGGCAGCAAATAGACGGTTTTCAACCGGTCCCAGTAACGGTCCACCATTTCCACGTAGGGATCCGCCGTGGGAATAAGCACCGGGGGGCGCTCCTGCTTTTTCCCATAGGCCATTAGATAATCGATAAACCCCTCGGGATCCTCTTTGTAGTAGGGGCCGATCAGGGAGCTTGTTACGTATTTGGAATAGGATCCGTAGGCTTCCTCTTGATTGTAATCCACGGTTGTCACCGGTACCCCCATTTTTCCCAGACACCGAACCGTACTCAGTCCGATGTAATAATTGGATCCCAATACCACAGCTTGATGTTTTTCCATTTTATTTCTCAATCCCCGTTCTGGACTTGACCCCTTGTTTATAATAATGTTTGACTTCTTTCATCTCCGTAACCAGGTCCGCGGCCTCAATAATTTCTTCCTTTGCATAACGGCCGGTAATAATCAGTTCGATTTTTTCATTTTTATTCTTGATAATATCCAGTACCTCTTCCAGGGCAAAAAGATCGTAGTGCAGGGCGATATTCACTTCATCCATAATCACCACATCGTATTTTCCGCTCTTGATGATCCCCGCCATTTTCCGAAGCCCCCGCTTGGCAATCTCCACATCCTCTTTTTTAGGGCTGTTACAAATAAAACAATCCCGTCCATACTGCTCGATGCGAAAACCGGGGAGATAATCCATGGCTTTTAACTCGCTGTAATCCATTCCTTTAACGAATTGTCCCATAAACACTTTTTTTCCGGCGCAAACCGCGCGCAGGGCAAGACCCAGTGCGGCGGTGGTCTTTCCTTTTCCGTCCCCGGTGTAAACCTGTACGTATCCTTTACTGTCCATTGTAAAACTCCTCTCTGTTTTTTCTTTACTATATCATATTTTTTTCTTCCTTTGAATAACTTTCAACCTTATTCCAAAATCCCGAAAGTTTTTTAAGGTTTTTCGCGTCGCAAAATTTTTATTGGGTATACATATAAAAATCACATAAAAGTTTGAAACAAAAGTCTTTATAAGGAAAGGAGCATGACTATGACAAGCCCTAAAGATCTTAAAAATGATCAGAAAAAAAAGAAGACCTTGGTAAAATGCGAAGCCAAGGGGGGAAAGGAAGTTACCCCGGAAGAATGCGAATACCAGAACCAAAAAGATAAGGCAAGAGAAAAGGGCCGGGAAAAACCTCCGGAAAAATCCGCAGGTAGAGATGCCGGCAATCGGCTGTGTATCAACTGCGATAATTACCCTCCCTTTAATAAAATGTAAGCCTAACTACATTCACT from Isachenkonia alkalipeptolytica encodes:
- the cobO gene encoding cob(I)yrinic acid a,c-diamide adenosyltransferase, with product MDSKGYVQVYTGDGKGKTTAALGLALRAVCAGKKVFMGQFVKGMDYSELKAMDYLPGFRIEQYGRDCFICNSPKKEDVEIAKRGLRKMAGIIKSGKYDVVIMDEVNIALHYDLFALEEVLDIIKNKNEKIELIITGRYAKEEIIEAADLVTEMKEVKHYYKQGVKSRTGIEK